GTCTGGTTGATTTCTTCTTGTTTTGCTTTATAATTTCCTTAATATcaataaattaattatattaGCATATATAGTTTGGTAATAAAAACTTGAGTGTGTGCGTAGATGTTTAAATAAGATAACTCCCATATGGTATTGAATGACCGGGCATCGGCACTATGCAACCTTTTTAAGAGCTGACGATTAGCGGCTCCGAGGATGACAAATGTGAATGTCCCTTATTGGTTTCCCAATTGTTCAACATATCTTTCCAAAATAAAAGTGACCAATATGATGGCTTTAACAACAACCTGGACACCCCGGTCTCCCTTTCCATTTTCTTGGTTCTTTTTTAAGCTCATTCATAGTCCTTTTAAATTCTTATGGTAAGATCTTCGTACTTTAGGTAAGGTTGAACTTCAGGAGATTTTAGAAGAACGTATTCTTTGAAAACTTTTAATTTATCGGAATTTTGTACGTCAAACAAAACGTCATTACGATGCAAAGTAATCTCCGAATCAGAGGTAAAGAAAAAGAGAACAAATATCAGAATATCCTCTTCCGTATAATGTTCGATAATTGAACCCTCAACTCTTGCTTTATTACTGACTTTTTGTTTAAGTTTCCCGAAAAAAATGCTCAATCAGATATATCCAATACCAATAAGCAGGTCCATCAAGTCTAATTTCTTCCACTAAATGTATAATCAGTGTTCCATCAAATCAAACCAACTTTTAGGAAAATTTGTTTCTAACAAGCACAATGCTTTAAGAACCGATTTTTTCCATTATTTTCAAATCATTTTTTTGTAACCACCTATGACCACAAATATTGATTTTTGTTTTTGAAATTACCGTGATGGCATCCACAATAGGTGTCGGTAGAAGTTCACGAATTGCAAGAGATAataagttttttaaaaaaatataacaaTCACGTGatttaaattcataaaatataCACTTCTCATTATTGTAAACAACGAGATATATTTGAAGACTAGCTATCTAGAAGTTTCAAAGAACTTATCCTTGACACAAAAGTTTAAGTTATTTTCTAGTGAAAGAATAAGGTGCGCTAGGCGACTTGTCATTTTCATCGATCCATAAATGAGGCAATGAGAGGCCTTAGACAAATATAATATCTTTACCAATGCTATTCGAATCAGCAATATATCGGTCATAAATATATAAGGCCTTTTCATACACGTCGATGGTGGAAGATTATAAGCAACTACAAGTCAAGGGCCACACACTTTTTATGTTTTTTTTCCGGTAGGGCCAAAAAGGATTGAAACCATCGGTCGCAAGGCCAAACCTTATATTGCGAATCTCTTGAGCAAATGATGGATATCAACGGTCAAAATGATTCCACTCTTCTCCATCTGCAGGATGACTGATTTCTTATCTTTCATATCACGATTCTATAACCTTCTCCTATGATCGGATGTATCTGATGACATATACATACGTTGTAGTCGAGGAAATAAAAGGAAAATGTCTTAAGAATTTTTAGTATTTTCTTACCATCTTTTCTCGAAACATCTCGATTACGATCTTGACCACATATATCACACACAAATTTATCCTTCTCATCtccataaaataacatacaatcGTGCTGACATaaatataattttcaatattcaACCCTCAAAACCCTTTATAAtctttttaattataaaataagtttGAGGAAACGTGTGTTTTTTTGGTAACACATCCGTGAAAAGGTTAAGCAAACTATCAAAAGCTATATTACTATACTGTGAGTTATTTTTGAATTTGGAAAATTCATAGTAAAGCTTATTCTTGTATACTTTGTATTACCGGATAAATAGGTTCTCCATTTTCAACAATCACTTTATAACAAATTTTTGGCAATATCATTTCCATCTTCTTCTACATTACTAGTTCCCCGATCCACGGTATCATAAAATTCACGATTCTTCTGGAAAAATCGTTCAACATCGCATTCAAATCTACTAGTTGTTCTACCCTAAGAGGTTCCCGAAATACAATAATGATGATGTGATGTTCGACAACGTTTCCTTCCCACTTTTCGATGATCGACATCCATATGATGTAACCCTCAGTGTCCCTTTAGCGAGCAAATAAAATCTAAATCCTCAATATCTAACCAATACAAATTCTTACAATATTTACAAGGACATTTCATTCTACCATCTTATTCTTTCCATTTTTTCTtgcaatttaaaaaaaaatctacACCACTTCTCTATAGGGGAGTTAACGACGTGATTTCCAATCCAACTTCGATCAATGTTTGTCATCTACATACAaacattttataaatataaacaaGGTAATTTGACAAGTATTTCATGAAAAAATATGCATTTAATGTAAATACACACATATTTAATACATATAACACATTAACAAGTAATACCACCCCACACATACAAAcacaatttaataaaaataaaaaaagaaaagatTTACATATATGTTTGTATCACTTCTCGTTCTCAATTCtttctattcttttctttttttcaattTCTACTCATTTGGAGATATGAGAGCTTAAAACCGGCTATCCTTGAGTTATGACTTTCGTACAAACTATGTTGTTCCATGGTAAAAATGTACAAATTTTTctaaataaaatcacttttttaatatttttctggGAAACTCATAATCAACCATGATCGAGGGTCAGTGTGATTCGTGCCATTTCAGCAATATAATCGACACATCTCTGTGCTCGATTTTTAATGTTGCCACGTCATCAAAAACGGTATGATTTTGTCGATTCATACAGTAATAACCGACGATTACGCGGTCAGTCGGTTTTAATTTGCCGAATTTTTCGTGCGGTGCTTTTATGTGGTCGGATTTATCCTCTTTTTTTTtccaaatattattttgaaaataatttttaaactaatatactttttaaataagtttaaaatGTAGGTATTTTAGACAATTTTTATACTATTTTTAATTACCTTTTTTTAACAAAAGAACTTCTACCTTGGCCTTAGGAtatgattaattttttttttttgctaacaATCACGAAATATTATTATCATATTAAGTAAAAGATGGTTAAGGTATATGTTCAATGGTGTATTTTTTTCCTAAGAACAAATATATACTATCAGCCTTAGCTTATATGATTATTTTTTTCCTTAACAACcactaaatattattatcatcTTAAAAAAACACACTAATAAATAACTTCCAATTACATCATGCTATTGGTGCTTAAATAAACTAGTAACACCAAATTGCTGATTAAATAAACTACTAACACATAACAAGCCAATGACAAACAACACATGCTCCTGCCAGCTATAGCTAAAAAACAGCAAGCATCTTAGTTCAATATTTGGTAATTAAAATAAAAGTGTTCAGCATATGGTAACTGCATCTTAGTTCAATATTTGGTAAGTAAAATAAAGCATCTTAGTTCAATATTTCTTATTTCATCTAGGTATATATCCAAATTTTCATGGTTCTTGTGAGTAGCTAGAAAGGAAAAATGTACTCTGATTGGCCTCCAAAAACCTGCACACAATATGGTTAGTGTTGTTTTATTAGTATTGGCTCAGCAAAGCAAATTGAGGAACAAAGCCAACATGCTCTCATTATTTTGGAATAAAAAGAAATTATAGGACCATAGACTGAAGAAAGTTAATATAAAACTGTAGGACGGCAGCCTTTGTTGGTAGAATTAGTAAAAACTGAAATCTTCTGCAATGCAGTTAATCAAAAGAAAGAGACATACTTCAGCAATTCAATTATCTCTTGTTGAAGTTTCAGCAGTGATTCCTCGTCAATGTTAGCAGCACGCAAGAACCTTGGCAACTTAACTGTAATTGAAATAGATGATCAATTAACATTAAAGAATTCCCCATCATAAAAGCCTTGATTTGAGGTACAGGCAAACTTGTCTATGTCTGAAACTCTTGTCATTTATATATAGCCAAAAAGTCTAGTAGCATGATAGGTCTTGAAATGAAATAGTTTCATACTATTTAAACTGATGCTTTCAAAGTCTCTGCAAGCAATTATAGTACCTAGCCAccatattaaattaaaaaaaatagcaTGTATAGAAAAGAAATACCATGAAACTTCATTTAAAATAATCTAAATAGCTCTCTAAGAATTGTCTAGCTTACCAAAAAGACGCAAAAATGTTCAGCTCCATATATGGTTGAAGGCTGGATATTCTTTGCACGCACTTCGTCATATTGCTGGAGCTCAGTTTTGTAGAGAAGCTTTGTGGACAACGCTTTGTTGAAGTAATTGCACAAACCTTTTAAGATTTCTGGAATTGTCTCTCTTAACCTTTAACCCCAAAGCAAAGCATGTCAGAAGTTAGATGACTTCTAGATCAACAGAAACACCTAGGCCGTGGAACTATATATTAAAGAAATATTACAAAATAAAACAACAAAAGTTAGTGAcatcaaatattttttattatatcactgaAAGTAAAAGTCAGTTATTTCTTTTTTGATGTTGACCTACATATAAAGAACAAACTGTTGTAGAATACATTGTAGGATTTAAGCCTAAGCACACATATTCTCAAATAATTCAATACTAACATCAATTATAAATAAGAAACTTACTCCTCATCTTCATTCACCCTGAACTCATTGAACATCTTCAAAATGCCACTCGACGCTGGGAGAACGCGGGAGCCCAACAAGCTGTAAGTCACCAGGCAAGGAATTAAGTATGAAGGATACATAGATCACATACGGTACACTACTATGAAGGTAATATATCAAGGGCAGTTCAAGGGAGCTAATTCATATCACTGAAAAATTTCGAAAAAGTTAAATTAACATTATATAGGATCAAAGAATTCCCAATCGAGTTAGTGCCGAGAAGAGGTTTACAAGAAATGTAGATGATGAGTTTGATTCTAAACTCCCCCTGCTCCACACCTTTGCTtaaaaaaatatatcaactaACTGAAAATATAAGATAGTTTCATTTAAGATTATAGGATGGACTTAGAGCTAAATATATGATGTGTACCTGGTTAGAAACTTGTACAGTGAAGATTATATAAAACGAGGTGAAGAGTTTAATTTAGTAAAACAGAAATTCGAGTACCTTTGATGAATTTGTTACATATTCTCTATCATTCAAAAGTTGAGTCTTGAGTGCCTGTGGTATTTCAATACTCAACTTATTTTCCTCCATTATTAAAGGATCCTCCTGATAATAACAAAAATTGAAATAGCATTTAACTGACTGAAAAAATAAAATGTAAGAAACAATTAAAATATGAGTCTATCCAAGATCTAAAagataataattattattaatataaaataaggCACAAGATATAATGGATAGCACAAAAATTGAGTGACATTGGTGATCTAACAATAAAAATATCACTAGATATTATCACAGCCTTAACAACATCATGAAAATATGCACTTGTCATTTTTAAATAACAATTGAGAGCATAATTAACTTGAAACCATCAACCTcttgataatcaaagtgttagtCTTTTATCATTGTTTGAACCTCGACATGTGCAAAATACTTTACATTCTTGGAGTTCATTTCGGTCTTTCTCAAAAAGTTGGATTATAACTCAAGACCTTCACTTTTATTCTTACTAAGAATATGACAATTATTATTTGCATCCACCTCAAGGTGTATCTTGGAACCACCTCTGTTGCATGTGACCATACATAGGTATTATATTAATTAAAAGAAGGCGAGGTTGAAACAAATACAAAATATTTGTGCCATATAAATATACCATAGCTGATCTACCACGCTTCCCCAACGTGCTTTTGAGAACATTCTTCACTAAAATTTCTTGAGGAGTTGAGCATCTAATATCCATTCATCGTACCTGTGAGTTGAAAGTTTTAACAATGTTCTAGGAGGAGGCTAACATGCTTAAAAAGCAAGCTATTAGAAAAAATATGACATAAAATAGTTTGAACAAACATTGAACTAAAGACTTTCATGAGCATGTAACCCACTCAATAATATCAAATTAGCtattataacaataataaataagataataatggATTTAAATAATATAAGATCTACTATAATTGATCTAATTACAAGAACACAAACGTATTAAGGAAAGAAATTATAGAACAAACAAATTTATTAGAATAAAAAGTATTTTATTCTCAATGTAAGGTGCTTCCTCTTACTACCTTTTATTCCAACCTGCACATATAAAGTGACAATAGGTtattaaaaaatgattaatactaataatattcattgctCATGAAAAAAATACAAGGTTTTAATAAAGCAATACCACAATAATAATGAACCCAATATGTCCAATGCCTTATTTGTTTCTCGTATTCAACCTTGCGCACCTATAAAGAAAATAGAATTTATACCTTTTTTATTGCAAAAGCAAACCAAAAGAATGTTAAAGATGCAAAGGCAATAAAAGCACAAAAGATGACTGACCAATTGCTCAAATATATGCAGCAAGGTGGTAAATAGCTTACGGAATCACGCTATATtaatgataaaagaaaaaataaatatgcaaCAATGACTTTCATGAGGAGCTAAAACTAAATACCTTAGTGCACATTTCATGTATTTGGACATAGTCACTATAGTATAAGGTGCACAGGTAAAAATCAACATCTTTGGGATTTAATCCTCAAATTGTGATGTTTGATATGAGGTTTGCGAAAAAAGCACTTTGACAACTTCAAAGTATGTATAACTTCTTCAAATAATGTGAATCCTCTTGAGGACAATAAGAGAACTTCAAAGTATGTATTAACTTCTTCAAATAATGTGACGATACAATAAGAGAATTGTGAAATAACAATGCATCAATTATTTTCCCTTCCCATATAATTATATCATGAGCAATCAATGTAAATCACACCAAATTCAATCACACACATTAATTAAAACAGATAGGAATCACTCCAATATAAAGAAAAAACTTTACAAGATAAAATTGCAAGTGCGATACCTTGGCCGGATACCACTTGCCACCATAAAGGCCAGGACTTTTTCACCTTCCAGATAAAGACTGTTTGTAAGAGAATCGCCTGAGACTCCACTGTTTGATCGTCCCATTTCTGTATGAATTTGTTTCTTTCAACCTACAATTACAATGGTTGTTATATCCCTTTTGAAACAAACAAATCAAGACCTTATTACATAACTCTTTATAAACATAAACTTGGCTACATAGGTAGAAGTAACCTGTTCTTGACTGACTGATTGGGCTAATAGTTTGTTAATTTTTTTGCACCAGATCTAAATGTCTAAGACTAAGAGAGTGCTTGTTTTTTAAACAGACACTTTTTTCaaaaaatacatttatttttttgaaagtttTATTTAGAACCTATATTATGAAGTTTTTTTCAATCTTATGAACCAGATCTATAAAGTCTAAGACTAAGAAGGAATATTTTATAACGCATAACTTTTTTCAAAAAATACATTTATTATGAAGACAGTTTTATTAAAAACATTCTATTAGGCACACATATTTTAGTGGTATTTCATATTTGGACACAATATTTATCACTTTTATTAAAAGATTTTTTCAGTTACAAAAAAAGTGATAGTTataattatttttgtaatttttactTTATTAGcgatatttttattaatttagtatTTTACTATTTGTGATAAATTTGAGTAGAAATTAAATTCTGATTAAAAAATCTTATTATTAAAATACTCATAGTTAATTAGATTTATTATGTTTTAATTTTTGCAACCGCTAATaaatattttgagaaaaatgGTCCAAGGATGACCTCAAGTAACTCACTGAGGTTATAAACTTTTACCATACAAATTTAATGCCATTTCAGTAAATACTAGTAAGTTATCTTAAAATTACAAACTTACACTTGTATTTATATGAGAAAAGTTATTATCTCATGGGTCATCCTCAGCCTCATGTACATGATTTCCAAAACAAAATTTAGATCTTAATATAActctttataaaaaaaaattggcGTAATGATACTATTATCTTAGTTGGTTAATTTGGTTTCTAACTCCATCTCTACTCGTAGATAGATTGGTTATTAATAGTCTGTTTAGCATGCATAGAACATAGGATGAACCACTTCAATATTCCCACTACAAGAAAGAAAGGCCATAAGTCACCACCACAAATACTACCGTTGTGCATTGTTGGTTTGGCTTCACATTTCCAACCCAATATAACCAACCAATGTGGATGGTCATATTTAAGTACATAATCAACCAAGTACCGACCCTTAGTTGtctatttttcttttcttctcaaactgaaccaaaccAACAACAACCATATAATCAGTTAGAAATATTACCAAAATCGACCAAGTTCAATCGGTAATATTTCTTGTAGGTCCCAATCTTATGGCCCAGGAACAGTGTGGTAGTCCGCCTCAGATTCAAAGGGGAAGAAACTCGGTTGAAAAAAGTCATATGGAAATGTCTACTATTATAAATCTCTGCATTTGGTTAGAAAATGATCATTTGGAAATGTTTACGATCATAAATGACCCAAATCGACTGGAAAAGAAGTGGTATTTGTTTTTCTAAACTTGGGAGTTATTTGTTTTTCTATTTATGTTTTAGTCATGTAGCTATGGCATATCTATGTGGATTGTGGCATTGAGAGTTTTTAGGAGTAGTCTTGAATAAATCTTTTTGTAACTAATATTGATGGTCTCCTGTGGCCAATTATCTAGGTCCACAGTAGCCACATTTTGTTTTATTTCTTACTCTTTCTTGCTGAACATTTTAATTGTAATAAGCTTTAAGTCATATGTCTTTATCTATATTTAGTGGAGGCTAAGCTAGTACAACAATATTGTCCTGTAGTGGTGGTATAATGCTGGAAGGATATAATGTTGTTCAATTGAGTTTTTCAGATCTAATTGAGACTCCTTTTATGCTGTGCATTTCTTGTGCTCTCATTTCTTCATTTTGCTATTTGTGTTTATAAAAGGATTATGGTATCAGAGCAGCAGGTGAAGATTGGTGTGTGAAGAGTGATTTGCATCGAGCTATTTTCTTTGTGATTTTTTCTGTATATTTGTGGTTCTTTGTTTTGTTTGTGTTCCTGTATTGTTAGTTGTTTAAAAACATCTGTGTTTGTGTGGTGTGTCTGCAATGGCGAGTGGGAGTAAGTTTTCATTTTCAGATATGCAAAACCTACTGTTTCTGCATCCCTCTGATAACCAGTTGTCGATTAGAGTCACAAAACTTCGAGGATCTGATGAATATCGATCTTGGAAGCGGTCTTTGGAGATTAACTATCATCCAAACGAAAGCTGGGTTTTGTACACGGAACGGAGATTCGAAGTGCTACAGATCAGACAGAGGCTAGTTCAATGGGATATGTGTAATAGTATGGTAACTTGCTGGATTCACAATAATGTTTCTGTCACTATTAAAAAGTCTGTGCTTTTTATTACTTCTGCTTCCGAAGTCTGGAAACAATTAGAAAAGCGTTTTTAGTTAACTCATGGTTCCAGGAAATATAAGCTAAGTAAATAGGGGTATGGTATGAAACAAAATGGTCTACTATGGTAGATTATTTTACATCTCTAAGTAGTGTATGGGAAGAATTGGAGTCCATGAACCAATTGCCTGCTGTGAGTATTGTAGGTGAAGATGTCTCTCAAATATAAGCTAACTCATATTTTACATCTACTATGGTAGATTATTTTACATCTACTCAAATAATCTACCATAAGCTAACTCATATTTTACATCTACTCAAATATAAGCTAACTCATACTTTATATCTACTCAAATAATCTACTATGGTAGATTATTTTACATCTCTAAGTAGTGTATCGGAAGAATTGGAGTCTATGAACCAATTGCTTGCTGTGATAACTGTAGGTGAAGATGTCTCTCAATTGCTGACTTTTATTCACACTCAAAAAGAAGAGGCAAAATTATTTCAGTTTCTTAATAGATTGGATGATATTTACACTCCTCAACGCAGCCAGATGTTAATGATTACTCCTTTACCAAGTGTTGAAATGGCTTGTGCTGTCATTCAACAAGAGGAGTCACAAAAAGAGGTTTTAAAAGGTGCCTATTCGTATGATACAGATGTGTCTGCTATGCTCAGCAAAACCTCTGTGAGTGCAGAGAGGTCATTGTCATGCTCAGTCTGTGGTAGAAAGGGGCACACTAGGGACAAATGCTGGAACATTGTAGGCTCACCCAGATGGAACTATAAACACAAACCTTCTCCATCCAATTCAAGAGTGTCTGTACCTAATGCACGGTGGAATAGCTCTCGAGTTGGTGCTTCTCCTAAAGGTCCTCCTGCTGCAAATGTGGCCATGGGTTCTACACCATCTGACATAACTCAACAACCAATTGTGTTCTCCCCTCAACAACTGCAACAACTTCTTCAGCTCATCCCATCTCAGTCATTGTCACATGATTATAATGAAGATGCTTTAGAAAGTCCAATCTCGGGAATGATCACATGTAACAATGTTGGTATTGAAACTGGAAGGTGATTATGGCTACGGGCATAACAGATCATATGACTGCAGACTATGGTCTCTTGCATAATGTTAAGAATGCCAAACCTCATGTAACAGTGAATCTACCAACTAGAGCAACAACCATGGTGACTCATCTTGGAGATGTGAAATTAGCAAGTGGTCTTAAACTCTTGAATGTCCCGTATGTCCCTGTTTTTACTCGTAATTTGTTGTCAATTAACAAACTATCTCAGGACAATGATTGTTATGCTATCTTCTCTCCAACTGAGTGTACTATTGTTGATGCTGAAACTCATATTGTTAAAAGCAAAGGAATTTTCTAAAATGGGTTGTATCATCTGTCTCCATCTAATGCAGTGTCTGAGAACACCAGTCAACTTTCCTTTGTTGCATCGAAAGCTACTCTTGCAGATGAATACACTCTTTGGCATAACAGATTGGGGCATGCCACTGTGTCTAAATTAAAGTTTATAGAATGCATTAAACAATGCATACATGGTGTAGCAAGGTGTGCTTGACATGCCCAATGGCAAAATTTACAAGGTTCCATTCTCCTTGATTGAGTCACATGCTACCAAGCCCTTAGATCTTGTGCACACAAACATTTGGGGACCGTACAAAGTATGCACAAGATAGAAGTTTACATATTTTCTGACAATacttgatgattattctagagtGACCTGGTTGTATTTACTTCAACACAAATCTGACTACCTCAAGACAATGGAAACTTTTTATCATTTCGTCCAAAGGCAGTTTGCTTCATCTATTAAAGTGATCCGGTCAGACAACGCAAAGGAATTCGACGATACGAAATGCCGCAGATTTTTCCAGATGCAAGGAATTGTGCACCAGACTTTCTGTGCCTACAGGTCGCAACAAAATGCTCGAGTATAGCGAAAGCATAGACACGTGCTTGAGGTTACAAGAGCTATTATGCTTCAATCTGGACTCAAAATCTCTTTCTGGGGAGAGGCTATGCTCACAGCAGCCTACATAATTAACAGGTTACCCTCAACTACTCTCAGTAATAAGATTCCTTATGAATTGCTAAATAATGAATCTGTTGACTATTCTATAATGAAGTGCTTTGGATGCTTAGCATTTGCTATTAACCCTACTTATAGTTCAGATAAATTTGCTTCAAGAGGTGTCCCTTGTGTGCTTAGCATTTGCTATCCACCTACTCAAAAGGGCTA
This sequence is a window from Apium graveolens cultivar Ventura unplaced genomic scaffold, ASM990537v1 ctg6783, whole genome shotgun sequence. Protein-coding genes within it:
- the LOC141703578 gene encoding protein MRG2-like, with the translated sequence MGRSNSGVSGDSLTNSLYLEGEKVLAFMVASGIRPSLLGSRVLPASSGILKMFNEFRVNEDEELRETIPEILKGLCNYFNKALSTKLLYKTELQQYDEVRAKNIQPSTIYGAEHFCVFLECYVSILEWMHLDITQTSMRDDL